A single genomic interval of Armigeres subalbatus isolate Guangzhou_Male chromosome 1, GZ_Asu_2, whole genome shotgun sequence harbors:
- the LOC134217222 gene encoding uncharacterized protein LOC134217222, whose amino-acid sequence MYPQNLLTIPAHHHFERQISEPIIPTSPAVSSPLEAHQHLRIVHTVDIISPYLARTCETTQSTTSSIRIKGDELSRSASSPLMSSRSKEIPGLDSQRSSHCPVVREGPALGYNFCWNTRRILRQKPKYHCPECQTNLCIAPCFQEYHERQSAENPAPTSNDSGSGCVYGVGGLYAKMDLRFFENLV is encoded by the exons ATGTACCCGCAAAACCTATTGACGATTCCGGCGCACCATCATTTTGAAAGGCAAATTTCCGAACCGATCATTCCAACATCGCCGGCCGTATCGTCTCCACTGGAAGCGCATCAGCACTTACGGATCGTTCACACGGTGGACATCATCTCACCATATCTTGCAAGAACATGTGAAACAACACAATCAACGACGAGTTCAATTCGCATAAAAGGCGACGAATTGTCGCGGTCTGCTTCATCTCCTTTG ATGAGCAGCCGATCGAAGGAAATACCCGGCCTGGACAGCCAACGGTCTAGCCACTGTCCGGTGGTACGGGAGGGTCCCGCGCTGGGTTACAATTTCTGCTGGAACACAAGGAGGATACTGCGACAAAAACCCAAGTACCACTGCCCCGAGTGCCAGACGAACTTGTGCATTGCGCCCTGCTTCCAGGAGTATCACGAACGCCAATCGGCGGAGAACCCTGCCCCCACCAGCAACGACAGCGGAAGCGGCTGTGTGTATGGTGTAGGTGGATTGTACGCAAAAATGGATCTCCGATTTTTTGAGAACCTTGTGTGA